AATGCATCCCAGCACATCATCATCGTTGATTAAGATCCAACGACCCTGATCAAAAGCCATCAAATGGCTCTGATTCATTCTCTGGAAAGCGAAGAGGCGCGATGGATCCAACGGTCCATAAATCTCCTCGTAAAACGAAGCGAGTAACGTCTGTTCCTAAGGTCATTATTACGCCTCTTCATAGCCCACACACGTGGCAACATCAGACGAAACGTCTGTCTCTTCAAGTCCCATCGAACAGACCACGCGTCTACGAAGGCATCTTCATCGTTATCACCAACGCAATTATCTCCTCGACTTCGCGGATAAGCGCGAGTTACGGGCAAGCAGAACAAAAATAGATAAACGTGCCCGCTAAAACGCGCAGCGTCAACAAACATGCAATTAACACAATATGTCCTCGACAATTTGTCGAGGAACTAAAAAGCCAATAATTTCAAAGGGTAAAACCTTCTCCCCGTAATTTCCTCCACGAACATCGTGGCACGCGTTACGAGCAAAGAGAAATTTCCCCTTTGTAAAATCCTCCTCGTCATGCCACTGAGGAATTTACGAGCAACATATAAACTCTGCTCGCGCAAACGAGCAACAAACATAATCAATGAATTATGAACTCCTCCTAGGATTAACGAGGAAAACAACTCCTCGACATACGGGCAtggaccttaagtcattactcctatagctaggagcaacgacttggggggctcctgttctggactgggccaagagctggcccaatcacttatgcccgacatttggggcatggcccaataaggggagacttccccgacacgtcaggcaatgacgtgtcctgctcgacataacagATTAGCTCCACGCTAATCACGTGCTCGGCTATCCGTGCACAACGACTCATTCAgccttagcttaacagctaagcagcacgtttaacacgtgctcctttatccaacCGCATTCGTCACGGAgtctatcccttacccgcgaatagcggaacgactCCAACCAGGATAGAGGTgaataacggccttcccctacgatacagggactatcctGGCAGTTGagcctattgggccggttatccaggcccaatagaccaacctttggcccagcgctgggggcactatataagctctcctagacaggagagccaggtattctgaatcattAAGCATtcaactttctctctcttcttttgtatctctcttgttctctttgctgacttaggcatcggagcacctgcaggtacaaacccccccttcggtgtggaagcttgctctACGGACCGGCCAGCAATCTATTCTGATCACCAGGTACGATCAGTTCCTATGAGCATAATTCAGTTCATAGATAGGGGTATTGGAATATGCTGGATTAGGATTTGAATTCAAAGTTCTctaattattcattttaaaggGCAAAAActgattgaaaaaaataattcatactACATATCAATAACAGAAATTAGAAACAGCTAGAGACAAAGGAAGAGAGTTTGTAAatctcatatatttaataatactaTTGGGCATACTAATTCATTTGCATGTGCTCCAAATCCTAACAAGTAAGCAAATCCTATCAATAACACAAACGAACAAAACAATGCAGTGGTTGGATTGATTATTTTGGAATCGATTAAAATGCGTTtagttgtgattttttttttttttgccacttttattaattttaaaatgtcttCATATTGAAGTCTTTTTtctaaaaagatttttttaaagagataATGGAAACAATGTAAATTACAATGTCATGAGAATACGCATAAGATTGTCATTTTCAAATAATGTTTAATTTATACTAAGAGTATAATTTTTTCACCTCCACTTTAAACCTCCATTTTTTTCACTCCCATCTTCACTCTCACACTTCCTCCTAATTTAGTGATTTAAATATTCATTGCTAGAGattaaacacaataaaactCAATAGTTTTTCAAAAAGATATCATAAAACTATTGTTTATGAGAACCTATTTAAgcattttttgaaattttatcatCCAAAAAGGTTGTTATCAAAAGATGAAATACTTATGAAAAGTTATTAATTTAAACCAATTTCTCGTTTAaagttttctttaaaaatacTTCTTTTTAGAAAAAGTTGGAATAAATAGACGTATAGTTTTAGGTGAATTTTTcggtatatatattatgtgaaTATATATCGGTACATTTGTTGAGGTAAATGACTCTAATTGGTTtacaaatagtatttattaattttttttatattaaatactatttgtGAATCAATAACAATCATCCACTTAaatgtgtaccggtacatatcAATATATTATCCGGAGTGTTCACCATAGTTTTATAGGATCTATTTGATTACAAAAGTTTTCCTCTGAATAAGTGGGAGTTCCTTGACCACAGATTTTCcagtttcaataatatttttaaaatcaaatacagTATAACTGAAGTTATCTCAtctaatttcttattttttagcagattaaACGTACTCTAACTAATTCATAAACATAacatttatataataattaaccATTCATCTAGTAAATGTTTAATGAAACAGTTTATATggaaggatttttttttaaaagtgtttATGGAAGGAAGATGTGAGATGTATGGCTGGCAATGAAATAAGTCAATTTGAATAGAGCTCGAAACTCGATTCTACAATTGGTTCGTTAGACTAAGTTCATGAATCAAATGAGTCGGATTTGagctaaaaattaaatttggttCACGAGCTAACTCGTTTATATATAAcacttcaaaaatattttcaaatttacatatttgattttacaaatttatataattgattttataCATTTAGAtaattgattatatatatatatatatatatatatatatatagtactttAAAAAACTAAGAAAAACACTTTTGAGTTGTGATTTTTCgttaaaatttcttataaattccaatttatttatggatctgtttttttttttttttttttacaatttttgagTTAAGTGGTTTGAGCTAATGAACTTGTTCGTAAGCTCAAACAAAGTTAAGTTCGagctagaaaaaaaaattgtgacgAACTTGTTTGTGAGCTGAAATTTGATGGATTCAATATCATTATAGTTATTACGATGTAATTTAGATGTTTTTTTATTgacatttttaaatataaatataaatgtaaaatgaaatttgatccaATATTATTgacatttttaaatataaatgactaaactttaaattaaacatgggtatttttcacaaaagaaaaagaaaatctaGACTACAACAAAGTAAAGTataatacatattttattttttgttttattttggagCCATACATAAATTTCAAGTGTGCAAGAAAggctttctttttcttgtttgtcTCAAGCTTTCAGTCCCAccacataaaaaatgaatgaaaatatgGCTAAAACAAAGAAAGCTTTTCTCACCATTCATCATCCATGGCTCTTCTACCACCTTCATCTTCATCCTATTCTCACAAAACTATCTACCATACACCATCACATATTTATCATCCATACCTTCAACTTCCTCAATTCAACTCTATCACTCTTACTTCACCATCATTCAATCCGTTGACTCATTCAAAGCAGCACCTAAACCTCAGAATCACAAACTCCAACCTCTTTGTTGTTTCATGCAGGTATTTCACTAAAGAAGACGAAgacgatgatgaagaagaagaagaagaagagcacaGCTTTGATGAAGCAGTGACTCTATTTAATGGCGGAGAGTACTACAAATGTCATGATTATCTTGAATCCCTTTGGCACAATGCTGAAGATCCATCAAGAACATTAATTCATGGAATATTGCAATGTGCAGTTGGGTTTCATCACCTATTCAATCAGGTTTTGAATATTACTTGTGTCttgttattaattttcattttattattattagtagcatgtttttgtttggaatttggatAATGTGTTATtgttcaaattaaataaaatattgttaatgTGCTGAATATAGAACCATAAAGGAGCTATGATGGAGTTGGGAGAGGGACTATGTAAACTGAGAAAGATGGAGTTCTCTAATGGACCATTTCTTATGTTTGAGAAAGATATTTCAGCAGTTTTGGAATTTATCTACCAGACACAGATAGAGTTAGCTGCATGTGAGTAATTCCAACCTTAAAATCCTATGTAGCATATGATACATGCAAGTTGTATCATAATCTGAAACAAAATTGAACTCAAATGAATACTAATTACTTTGCAtatctattttgaacataaaataTGAATCTTGATTCATTCTGATGAATCTTAAGTTGAATTGGAGCAGGCAGTGATGATATCTGTGTTGCAATGGATCAATCAGAAAGATCCTACCAACTTATGGGGGAATATGCTGCAGGGAAGCGTGTATATGATCTAGAACTTGGTTCCGATGCATCAGTGTATATTGTGTTATGCCCTCAAGGGTCTAATGGTGGCACTGAAGTTCCAAGGGTAAAGCTTCCCAGGCTTAATGCTACCTCAGAACATCTTGTAGCCTATGAATACAAGTAAATGTAAAATTTATTCTTCACTTCGATTAGAGACGACATGCTGTATAGAATCGTTAAGGATTACCTGTatagatgataaaaaaaaaattatgtttggaAACACTTATGCGAACGATATGTCACTTAGATGACAGCTGTGAAGATTGAGAGTGAAGACTGGAGCTAAGTCGAGCATGATTACGAAGGATGTCTAATTTACCATGTCTGTTGTTGAGTGTACTGTTGACTACAAATATATGATATGCGCAGTATATGCGGCAAGTTCTAGTAAATAACATTTAAATTTAGGACCGAACTTCATAAATCGAAGCATTTTCCATTGGTTATCTATTGATTTAGACCAACAAAACACAATAGCTGATTGAAAATTGAAGAATAACTAAACTAATGTCTTGATAAATGGAATCAATAATGTCATGTTGAAATTCTCAGGTCGAAAGCTAACAAGTTGAAAAGGAATGCAAAATGGTGGCATCAACCTCAAAAAATTGCATGCTCAAATGCGCAGAACCACTTCCTTTTGTATTTATGGTCACCAGGCCAATGATTTTAACAATTGTGCAGCTATCACCATTCACCAATTCAGCTTCATGCTCACATATCTAGGTCAACTTGGTGGAGATTGAAAGATTGCTATGAACATACATCATGTCAGCTTTATGAAATAACCCAGCTGTGGTTGAAATCGGAGGATATCACCAATAGCTACGGTCAACTGAAAGTAAAATTAACCAAGGAAGACAACATTATTTATCAGAATATGTGTGGTACCGGCTAACTATAGACAGAGTGACATATTTTTATTATGGTAATACATGAGTGTCATTTGTTCAATTACATAAATACCAATATTAAATATCTGAATGAGCAACAGTACATTCATTCAAACCAGAATTTAGAACAAAGCTGTTGTCACAGCAGAGGAATCTGGATGATTGATAATGGATCATGGTCACTTACTTACCTACATATGATGGAGAAAAACAGAACATTTCCCTCATTTATGATCCTTGAGGATTTTcctattttctattttcaattttaaaacacAATTAACTTTATCTTCATGACATACCTATCCTCTAAAAAGTACAACAATCTTCCAACCAATCTTCACG
This genomic interval from Trifolium pratense cultivar HEN17-A07 linkage group LG6, ARS_RC_1.1, whole genome shotgun sequence contains the following:
- the LOC123892673 gene encoding uncharacterized protein LOC123892673 isoform X1 codes for the protein MALLPPSSSSYSHKTIYHTPSHIYHPYLQLPQFNSITLTSPSFNPLTHSKQHLNLRITNSNLFVVSCRYFTKEDEDDDEEEEEEEHSFDEAVTLFNGGEYYKCHDYLESLWHNAEDPSRTLIHGILQCAVGFHHLFNQNHKGAMMELGEGLCKLRKMEFSNGPFLMFEKDISAVLEFIYQTQIELAACSDDICVAMDQSERSYQLMGEYAAGKRVYDLELGSDASVYIVLCPQGSNGGTEVPRVKLPRLNATSEHLVAYEYK
- the LOC123892673 gene encoding uncharacterized protein LOC123892673 isoform X2 is translated as MALLPPSSSSYSHKTIYHTPSHIYHPYLQLPQFNSITLTSPSFNPLTHSKQHLNLRITNSNLFVVSCRYFTKEDEDDDEEEEEEEHSFDEAVTLFNGGEYYKCHDYLESLWHNAEDPSRTLIHGILQCAVGFHHLFNQNHKGAMMELGEGLCKLRKMEFSNGPFLMFEKDISAVLEFIYQTQIELAAFELEQAVMISVLQWINQKDPTNLWGNMLQGSVYMI